The proteins below are encoded in one region of Luteitalea sp.:
- a CDS encoding ATPase: MTNGGTLTVTTPSDREVQVTRMFNAPRRQVFKALTMPDLLMRWMHGPNGWTLAVCEVDLRVGGVFRYVWRKTNGREMGLRGVFREIEPPVRIVHTELFDEDWTGGETVVTTILTEHEATTTLEVTVLYASKAARDGALQTNFATGMEVGYNMLAEMLASLGDAQ; this comes from the coding sequence ATGACGAACGGCGGAACGCTGACGGTGACGACGCCCTCCGATCGCGAGGTTCAGGTGACCAGGATGTTCAACGCACCCCGCAGACAGGTCTTCAAGGCGTTGACGATGCCCGATCTGCTGATGCGCTGGATGCACGGGCCGAACGGATGGACATTGGCCGTGTGCGAGGTGGATCTGCGCGTGGGCGGCGTATTCCGATATGTCTGGCGGAAAACGAACGGTCGCGAGATGGGCCTGCGCGGTGTCTTCCGCGAGATCGAACCTCCGGTGCGCATCGTCCACACCGAGCTGTTCGACGAAGACTGGACCGGCGGCGAGACCGTGGTGACCACCATCCTGACCGAACATGAGGCCACGACCACGCTCGAGGTCACGGTGCTCTACGCGTCGAAGGCCGCCCGCGATGGGGCACTCCAAACGAACTTTGCCACCGGGATGGAGGTTGGCTACAACATGCTGGCCGAGATGCTGGCGTCCCTCGGAGATGCCCAGTGA
- a CDS encoding metalloregulator ArsR/SmtB family transcription factor — MKHSGYGRSSTRRLDATFAALANPTRRAILARLASGELSVTELAQPFSMSQPAISVHLKVLERAGLVSRGRDAQRRPVRVEPKPLEAATAWLEGYRNVLERNFRRLDAVLEEMQAAERTAPRRARARTTRRRSKQ; from the coding sequence ATGAAACACAGTGGTTATGGACGGTCGTCCACGAGACGGCTGGACGCCACGTTCGCGGCGCTCGCCAACCCCACGAGGCGCGCCATCCTGGCTCGCCTCGCTTCGGGCGAGCTCTCGGTAACCGAGCTGGCCCAGCCCTTCTCGATGAGCCAGCCAGCCATCTCCGTGCACCTGAAGGTGCTCGAGCGCGCTGGCCTGGTGTCGCGCGGGCGCGACGCGCAGCGGCGACCTGTGCGGGTTGAGCCAAAGCCGCTCGAAGCCGCAACGGCCTGGCTCGAGGGCTACCGCAACGTATTGGAGCGCAATTTTCGACGCTTGGATGCCGTGCTCGAGGAGATGCAGGCCGCTGAGCGAACCGCGCCCCGGCGCGCACGCGCACGCACGACTCGAAGGAGGTCGAAGCAATGA